The following are encoded together in the bacterium genome:
- the murF gene encoding UDP-N-acetylmuramoyl-tripeptide--D-alanyl-D-alanine ligase, whose product MEPIKVDEILQATKGKLLSGNKDTWIPDISTDSRQIREGDLFIALKGDKFDGHNFIEEVMQKQASGLIISKEIPITDYRLPITIIKVTDTLVALGKIAAYYRQKFKIPVVAITGSNGKTTTKEMAATLLAKKFNTLRSKSSFNNAIGVPLTLFELNKTTQAVVLEIGMNHPGEIKYLSEIANQTAALITNIGESHIGYLKTKENIASEKMKILEPAGIAILNRDDVYLSKIKFNGKLITYGIHNEADITAQNLHQNMNGVEFTLNNRYHLSIPILGRHNVYNILAATAIAYALGLTFEEIEKGYGELKTPYGRMELSSLPGGTKIINDAYNANPTSMKCALETLSQIQTDGQKILVMGDMLELGDLSQSFHQTTGKEIANYGINILFTIGDNASLSADEACRRGVEVYKCGSNDEIISKLKKLIQLEDIILVKGSRRMKLEEVVEGLK is encoded by the coding sequence AACAAAAGGTAAATTACTTTCAGGGAATAAAGATACCTGGATTCCTGATATTTCTACGGATTCAAGACAAATCAGGGAAGGTGACCTATTCATTGCCCTTAAAGGGGATAAGTTTGATGGACATAATTTTATTGAGGAGGTGATGCAAAAACAAGCCAGTGGCTTAATAATATCTAAAGAGATACCGATTACCGATTACCGATTACCGATTACCATTATCAAGGTAACCGACACATTAGTTGCTCTGGGGAAAATAGCCGCTTATTATCGCCAGAAATTCAAAATACCAGTAGTCGCCATTACCGGCAGTAATGGTAAAACCACGACTAAGGAAATGGCAGCCACACTTCTTGCAAAAAAATTTAATACCCTGAGAAGCAAAAGTAGCTTTAATAATGCTATTGGAGTTCCATTAACCCTGTTTGAACTAAATAAGACGACCCAGGCCGTGGTTCTGGAAATAGGTATGAATCATCCCGGTGAGATAAAATATCTCTCAGAAATTGCTAACCAGACGGCTGCCCTGATTACCAATATTGGCGAATCTCACATCGGTTATTTGAAGACAAAGGAAAATATCGCCAGCGAAAAAATGAAAATTTTAGAGCCTGCTGGTATCGCTATTTTAAATCGTGATGATGTATATCTGAGTAAAATAAAATTTAATGGCAAATTAATTACCTATGGTATTCATAATGAAGCGGATATTACTGCCCAGAATCTGCATCAGAATATGAATGGAGTCGAGTTCACTTTGAATAATCGTTATCATCTCTCAATCCCTATTTTAGGAAGACATAATGTTTATAATATTTTAGCGGCAACGGCGATTGCTTATGCCCTCGGATTGACTTTTGAAGAGATTGAAAAAGGATATGGTGAGTTAAAAACACCTTATGGCCGGATGGAATTAAGTTCTTTACCAGGCGGGACAAAAATTATTAATGATGCCTATAATGCCAATCCCACTTCAATGAAATGTGCTCTTGAAACATTAAGTCAAATTCAAACTGATGGTCAAAAGATTCTGGTTATGGGTGATATGCTGGAACTGGGCGACTTAAGTCAATCTTTTCATCAAACAACAGGAAAAGAAATTGCCAATTATGGGATTAATATTTTATTTACAATTGGAGACAATGCCTCTTTATCTGCTGATGAGGCTTGTAGAAGAGGGGTAGAGGTTTATAAATGTGGTTCTAATGATGAGATA